CGAATATGCAACGCCACCATAAAGCCCCAATGGGGAGTGGAAACTTGGTCTGCAATTTCTAACAGCTTTCAATTCCTTGTAGATCCAACTACTGTTAATTTTATCCGTGTAACTCTTTGGTTCTAGACCCTGCGTCGGTGAAGTGTTTGTCTCAGCGTCGACAATTGCTTCTATCACGCTTTCGGCAGCTAACATACCACTCTTCATGGCATTATGAGTACCTTTGATTTTAGGAACATTCAAGAAGCCAGCTGTACAGCCAACCAAACAACCTCCAGGAAATTGTAGCTTAGGAATGGCCTGTAGGCCACCCTCAACCAACGCTCTGGCTCCATACGCTATTCTGTGAACGAAAAACACGTTATTGATGTCGCCGTTGGATGTAGCATTGCTAATGAGAAATGTAGAGAGGAATAATAACTTGACATGTCTCacctttttcctccttcaaAGGTCGGTTTAACAGACGGATGGTGTTTAAATCTTTGGAATTCTTTGAATGGACTCAAATATGGATTGCTATAATCTAATCCAACTACAAAACCAACTGCAACTAATGGAGTTTCCTCCTTCAAGTGATACAAAAATGACCCGCCGTAAGTATTCTTGTCCAATGGCCAGCCAATGGTGTGTTCAACTGCTCCTGGCCTGTGTTTGGCAGCATCGATTTCCCAAATCTAGAACAATGATGTTGAAAACTTGATATCAACTGCTCGATCTTAGTCACTTATAATTCATAGTAGAACTCACCTCTTTGAGTCCAATCCCATAGGTCTGTGGCTCACATTTTTCTCGAAGGTTGAATTTCTTGAACAATTGTTTGGCCAAATGGCCATGGCACCCTTCAGCAAAGATAGTACACTTGGCATGAAGTTCCATACCCCTTTCGAACGTTTCTTTGGGCGAACCATCTTTGGCAATACCAACATCATTAGTAGCCACACCTTTTACTGAGCCATCTTCGTTATAAAGTATTTCAGCTGCTGCATAACCAGGATATAATTCAACTCCAGCTGCCTCAGCCTGCTCACCAAGCCAAGCGACAACGTGTCCCAACCTATTTTTGGTACATGATTAATTCAACACTTGCGAGATTTTGCTGGATTTTCTAtgtcaattatattttcttctcataaAGTTAAAATATTCTTAGAATTCACATACCTGACGACGTAATTTCCATGATTGTCCATGGGCATCCCTTTTAAAACAGGTATTGGAATTCGCCCTTTTTCTGTCAAGAATCCAAACTTATCTTGTGTAACTGGTGTAGTCAGAGGAGCACCCAATTCCTTCCAATTGGGAAATAGTTCATTCAAAGCAATTGGATCTATGCAAGCACCACTAAGAATATGTCCCCCAATGGCTGATGCCTTTTCTACTAGCGTTACACGTAACTCTTTTCCATGCTGTTCAGCTAATTGTCGCGCTCGAATAGCTGCAGACATTCCTGCAGGACCACCGCCCACTATCAAGATATCTGTTTCATCGACATACCTTTCCATGTTGACATCTGGAAAGATATAATATAAAGTAAAACAGAGAATTGGTTACACAATTACAAGTATCAAGTTGTTACAGGTAATGCAATAAATCAACTCAGTTGTACCTTTCCATCGTGAATCTGTTTCTCTGGGTATCACTGTATAGTGGGTGGTTATTTTTGGAAGAGACGCATCTGAGAAGGACCTCTGACATGCTCGATGTAGCCTCTGTACTGTAATAAAATGAGGTCGATTTTCATAAGCAATGCACATCTAAAGAATATGTTTTCCAtgggaatataaaaaatggtGTAAGAGAAACTTTAGATCAGATAAGAatggtgaaataattatccattTCAATTGAGGACAATATAAAACATGTGAACTTTGtaattgaaacaattattGAAGGAGCAAAGTCCACAAGTATTGTGTTCATGATGAACAGCTACCCAAATAGTGTTCTTCATCTGATTGAAAACTGTAAATTGTAAATCTATAAAAATTACTATTATTCAACAAAGGCATATACAATTACACAATTCTTCGTTACATAatttgcatatgtatataattcagCAAATCCAATGAGGTGCTATTAACGATATAAAACACGATGATGAATTATGCAAGTTCAACGTCAAAGACATTGTGAAactttttgataaaattagaGATAAGGTATGTTATGTAGAGAATTATTGTAGAATTTCGCACTTTTGATACTCACTAAATTTCGACGTATTGTGAATTGTCGTGGCCATGATCACGCACTGGTAATACACAACtatcaattaattcaattgCCAGACAGTCGAGACTGCTTACAACTCACAAATTCACAATCTAGGTTGGTCACGTATTTTCTCACTCTACTGCACTCTCCGCTTATTTAGCTTAGGGATCCTTCAATAAGCTCTCTACTTACCTAGAGATGATTGGTAAGCCAGTCACTCACCCCCCAGCTCATCGTAGttcagtggaaaaaaaatagatgctGACAATTAAATTATCAACTGTAGGTGTGCTAAAAAACATAGTCACTTTTTGCTTATACCGATCGAAATACAGAAAACTGTATTATTAACAATACAGGTCCGTTCATACGGTTCTTCGTGAATTTAAAGCCATTACTTTGCCCACTTTTAAGTTAATAGATTTGGAAGCTGAAAAAACCCTTTTTCTGTGCAAAATTCTAGTACAAATTCCAATAAGTCATGTGCAGTAACCGGATTTGTACCCTTACCCTTATATTTCACATACACTGCATCGCAAGTTATACTTTTTAGGACTGCAAATAAATACATTGATATCGATTGAATGTTttaaaagcaaagaaaaatgtttGCCCTGAAGTTTTTTGTCTCAACTCTGGGTCTTGAGGAATGAGGATTTGCatggaattattgaaaattggaATCATCATTGAAAATCGTTGCTATCAAGAAAGCCTGATCGTTTTCAGCTTCTCGAGGgtttcataaaaataaaaccaaaatcaaataACGTAGAATGCCACAAATACGCGCATGTGCGACTCCCCCATTTCACCATGATTTCCTCGTTATCTTTTGTAGTGGGAGAATCGACATAGTCCAGGTGTACAGGTGTAACGATATGAATCGGCGAGGGTCACCTAGTAGGGCGGTGCGCGTGTACCGCGATGCTGTGCAGTGTTTACGAGGTTCTTTTAACTTACCTGGAATTAATCTGCATCGTTAATTTTGGGTGTAACCTGGTGGCTAAAGCCGCGCTACCACCTGGTGCAGGTTCGTAAATAAATAGCAAGTAGTTAAATTGAAGTTTCACTCTTAAATCGTATCTAGAGGTAGATTAAAAAGGGTGGTGCTTGTGCAGGTGGTGCTTGTGCAAATCGAATAGGCAACTATTTTGGTCAATCGCATTTTCTTTTAGGTATTGCGTCTCACctacatttttaatttcaataattatactaCGAGGTTTACCTCGTCGTTCAAATTCGGCGCAAATACTTACGCCGAATTCGAAAAGAAtccagaattcaaaaattcggaTCTCGCAGACAATCAAAAGGGGTACTGGTCatcaaaaaaatacgaaactaCAGGTGTCTATATTCGACGCGCAAAATCCGTGAGGGAACCAAGGACATTATCTTTTTGTATCGTTTATTTATAGGAGGGTCCATGCTGCATCCGCAAATTTGATGTGCATGGCACAACTTTGCATGTGCAGCCCGTTGCGTCGCTATGCTTCACGTTCGTGCATCCCTATCTACTTCAAAATAGCTATTAGACTTGGAACAATCGCTAATGTCTAGTATGAttgcatcgaaaaattcgtctAAGAAATATTCTTCATCCCTCGTAAATGCCATTGTTCCACCTCCACCCTATAACGACCACTCTACGGTATAATTCATATGGCGGTACTAATAGAGAAACTCAAAACGCAATACGTTTCCTTGGGCTCTTTTCTATGAAACTTGTTCATCGGGAAGCAAAGGAAGCAAATAGCTTCTACGTATAATAGCTCGATATTGTTATCTATAGCTTTGAGCTTGCGAACTTGCTCCATCAGCGTAGAAGTAAGGAGTTAAAATAAGGATTTGAGGTGACAACGAACAGGTGTAGAGACGATCAATGGGAGCGTGGGACTTCGTTCGAACAATTATAGATTCGTTCAAAGGTCGTATAGTGATCTATGGATTTTATAATTCGTTGATAGACGATATAGGAGGAAGTCATCCAATGTGTCTGGCACATTTTTCCTTGTTTAATATGTAGCCTGAATGTTCGAATTTCGAGGGTGCATTTTATCAAGAAATCAAATCAGTTAAATTGCTTGACACAGAGTTCGTATAAGAATGACGATTACGAGGAAATTAACTAGAGGGTTGATGGCAATGGAAGAACCCTACCAACGCATTCACCATAGGAACTCACTTTTCTCATCGATCCAACACCGCCATCGCGAGCTAAAAATACCTACGGTgtgtttcatattttccaataGCATCTGATGGCTTTCCCCAATACGTATGTCCCACGACAACATACCTAATATTTTCGTGTAATGAgaattcctcatttttttaccagtaattttattgaaagttTTAATGAAACGTGTAACCGCAAATTCGCAATGGCACAACGATTTGTCACAACGATATCCCCGAACCGGAAACGTAGGTGATGCGTGGAATTGGGTCGGCCCGGCGTCGATAATAATTGACAAGTCCGatgcatcgtcgtcgtcatgtGCCTAATTCACAAtcagaagaattaaaaaaaaaaaaattcgttcgaaaatcgtacgaacgagtgaacttttgaattttgtaCTTGTATAACGCATGGGAATTTCTCCTACTCGAtgacatcaatttttattcctataTATGTATCAGTCACTTCACTGCACTGCAGTCAATGCTCAAAACCCTCTACAAGTTGTCCCTAATAACGTAGTTGTTTCCGGTGTTCAGTGGAGCATTGATATGACGTAGCGAATGCCCATTATAGAAATGTATATTGCGCTGCATACCTCAAATATTGcggcaattcttttttcatagtGTCAGATTGATTATCGCGATTTCATTACGTGTACAAAGTCGTCTAATTTCTAAAAACGGAtgcgaaaaaacaaagagaaagaaagttgGCAATGAAAGcgttaaaatattatt
The sequence above is a segment of the Athalia rosae chromosome 5, iyAthRosa1.1, whole genome shotgun sequence genome. Coding sequences within it:
- the LOC105685012 gene encoding electron transfer flavoprotein-ubiquinone oxidoreductase, mitochondrial — its product is MATTIHNTSKFIQRLHRACQRSFSDASLPKITTHYTVIPRETDSRWKDVNMERYVDETDILIVGGGPAGMSAAIRARQLAEQHGKELRVTLVEKASAIGGHILSGACIDPIALNELFPNWKELGAPLTTPVTQDKFGFLTEKGRIPIPVLKGMPMDNHGNYVVRLGHVVAWLGEQAEAAGVELYPGYAAAEILYNEDGSVKGVATNDVGIAKDGSPKETFERGMELHAKCTIFAEGCHGHLAKQLFKKFNLREKCEPQTYGIGLKEIWEIDAAKHRPGAVEHTIGWPLDKNTYGGSFLYHLKEETPLVAVGFVVGLDYSNPYLSPFKEFQRFKHHPSVKPTFEGGKRIAYGARALVEGGLQAIPKLQFPGGCLVGCTAGFLNVPKIKGTHNAMKSGMLAAESVIEAIVDAETNTSPTQGLEPKSYTDKINSSWIYKELKAVRNCRPSFHSPLGLYGGVAYSGISILLGGREPWTLSHGAPDYTRLKSASESTPIEYPKPDNEISFDLLSSVALTGTNHEGDQPAHLTLKDDTVPVKHNLAVYDGPEGRFCPAGVYEYVPLEDGSGQRLQINAQNCIHCKTCDIKDPTQNINWVVPEGGGGPAYNGM